The Doryrhamphus excisus isolate RoL2022-K1 chromosome 1, RoL_Dexc_1.0, whole genome shotgun sequence genome includes a window with the following:
- the nacc1b gene encoding nucleus accumbens-associated protein 1 isoform X1 codes for MVLGRFRCVVAAPLRLSLPPACPARASRGLPNPSGHRGWHTTGHRELSLTSSLVVFPHLPRLLPGRLSARHRLCSTSKPRGAGHSVMAQTLQMAIPNFGNNVLECLNEQRLQGLYCDISVVVKGHAFKAHRAVLAASSSYFRDLFNAGGKSSVVELPPAVQPQSFQQILAFCYTGRLSMNVGDQFLLMYTAGFLQIQQIMEKGTEFFLKVSSPSCDSQGLHTEETEPQSPVTPMVGGAGGPPASGRPASCLTPLPLVHKVKTEQTAATPQPQQTEGFPYSVVCIPVAKRLWEGGNRDGGGGSGAGGGQRKAPRYSSSSSSSSFSSSTATQESSGQGALASNAPLLPGGGGVSSNPNSSNNGSAAAAATTTNNNNNQNGGTPEGTSPGTFSLYTSDSPISYHDDEEEDEMADESAEEQYRQICNIYTMYSMLNANTAATGEKVEALPDAAPDSGGGRGGRGGRARQELASLPSELISQIGNRCHPKLYEEGDPAEKLELVSGTSVYISRAQLMNCHVSAGTRHKVLLRRLLAAFFDRSTLANSCGTGIRSSTNDPSRKPLDNRVLHAVKFYCQNFAPSFRESEMNAIAADMCTNARRVVRKSWIPKLKLLMADSDAYSTFLADSVKMEADGLGGEQGFDAASLDAVAAAGANSNEAGGGADTLQGAGGDGSTLF; via the exons ATGGTTCTTGGTCGTTTTCGCTGTGTCGTCGCCGCCCCCCTCCGTCTTTCCCTCCCTCCCGCCTGCCCGGCCCGGGCCAGCCGAGGACTCCCAAATCCTAGCGGGCATCGCGGCTGGCACACGACGGGGCACCGTGAGCTCTCTCTGACCTCGTCACTGGTGGTTTTCCCCCACCTCCCTCGTCTCCTCCCCGGTCGTCTGTCGGCGAGACACCGGCTGTGCTCGACTTCCAA ACCCCGTGGTGCTGGGCACAGCGTTATGGCTCAGACGCTACAGATGGCGATCCCCAACTTTGGCAACAACGTCCTGGAGTGTCTGAACGAGCAGCGTTTGCAGGGCCTCTACTGTGACATCTCTGTGGTGGTCAAGGGACACGCCTTCAAG GCGCACCGTGCTGTGCTGGCCGCCAGCTCCTCGTACTTCCGGGACCTGTTCAATGCTGGCGGGAAGAGCTCGGTGGTGGAGCTgccgcccgccgtgcagccacagagCTTCCAGCAAATTCTAGCCTTCTGCTACACGGGCCGCCTCAGCATGAACGTGGGCGACCAGTTCCTGCTCATGTACACGGCCGGCTTCCTCCAGATCCAACAGATCATGGAGAAGGGCACAGAGTTTTTCCTCAAG GTCTCGTCCCCGAGCTGTGACTCACAGGGTCTCCACACAGAAGAGACAGAGCCTCAGAGTCCGGTCACACCAATGGTAGGAGGGGCCGGCGGGCCCCCGGCTTCTGGCAGACCCGCCTCTTGTCTGACACCCCTCCCCTTGGTGCACAAGGTCAAGACGGAACAGACGGCCGCTACACCTCAGCCTCAACAG ACGGAGGGATTCCCCTACTCCGTGGTCTGCATCCCGGTGGCCAAGCGACTGTGGGAGGGGGGCAACCGCGACGGTGGAGGCGGCTCTGGAGCGGGAGGCGGCCAAAGGAAGGCTCCTCGCTACTCTTCCTCGTCATCCTCTTCATCGTTCTCCTCCAGCACCGCTACCCAGGAGTCGTCTGGGCAGGGTGCTCTGGCCTCCAATGCACCCCTATTGCCTGGTGGGGGCGGAGTCAGCAGTAACCCCAACAGCAGCAATAACGgcagcgccgccgccgccgccactaccacaaacaacaacaacaatcaaaaTGGTGGCACCCCTGAAGGGACGAGTCCGGGCACGTTCAGCCTGTATACGAGCGACTCGCCCATCAGTTACCACGACGACGAGGAAGAAGACGAGATGGCCGATGAGAGCGCAGAGGAACAGTACAGACAAATCTGCAACATATACACCATGTACAGCATGCTCAACGCCAACACTGCAG CGACCGGGGAAAAGGTGGAGGCTCTCCCAGACGCTGCCCCGGACTCGGGTGGTGGCCGGGGTGGCAGAGGTGGACGAGCCAGACAGGAGCTGGCATCGCTGCCGTCAGAGCTCATCAGCCAGATTGGCAACCGCTGCCACCCGAAGCTCTACGAGGAGGGCGACCCCGCCGAGAAGCTGGAGCTGGTGAGCGGCACCTCGGTGTACATCTCGCGTGCCCAGCTCATGAACTGCCACGTCAGCGCCGGCACCCGCCACAAAGTCCTGCTCAGGCGACTGCTCGCCGCCTTCTTTGACAG GAGCACTCTGGCTAACAGTTGTGGTACCGGCATCCGCTCATCAACCAATGACCCGAGCCGCAAGCCGCTGGACAACAGAGTGCTGCACGCCGTTAAAT TCTACTGTCAGAACTTCGCGCCGAGCTTTAGGGAGAGCGAGATGAACGCCATTGCCGCCGACATGTGCACCAACGCTCGCCGTGTGGTCCGAAAGAGCTGGATCCCCAAACTCAAACTCCTGATGGCCGACAGCGACGCCTACTCCACGTTTCTTGCCGACAGCGTAAAGATGGAGGCCGACGGGCTGGGCGGAGAGCAAGGCTTTGATGCTGCTTCCTTGGATGCCGTGGCGGCCGCCGGTGCCAACAGTAACGAAGCGGGCGGGGGAGCAGACACCCTCCAGGGGGCGGGAGGAGACGGCAGCACTTTGTTTTGA
- the nacc1b gene encoding nucleus accumbens-associated protein 1 isoform X2, giving the protein MAQTLQMAIPNFGNNVLECLNEQRLQGLYCDISVVVKGHAFKAHRAVLAASSSYFRDLFNAGGKSSVVELPPAVQPQSFQQILAFCYTGRLSMNVGDQFLLMYTAGFLQIQQIMEKGTEFFLKVSSPSCDSQGLHTEETEPQSPVTPMVGGAGGPPASGRPASCLTPLPLVHKVKTEQTAATPQPQQTEGFPYSVVCIPVAKRLWEGGNRDGGGGSGAGGGQRKAPRYSSSSSSSSFSSSTATQESSGQGALASNAPLLPGGGGVSSNPNSSNNGSAAAAATTTNNNNNQNGGTPEGTSPGTFSLYTSDSPISYHDDEEEDEMADESAEEQYRQICNIYTMYSMLNANTAATGEKVEALPDAAPDSGGGRGGRGGRARQELASLPSELISQIGNRCHPKLYEEGDPAEKLELVSGTSVYISRAQLMNCHVSAGTRHKVLLRRLLAAFFDRSTLANSCGTGIRSSTNDPSRKPLDNRVLHAVKFYCQNFAPSFRESEMNAIAADMCTNARRVVRKSWIPKLKLLMADSDAYSTFLADSVKMEADGLGGEQGFDAASLDAVAAAGANSNEAGGGADTLQGAGGDGSTLF; this is encoded by the exons ATGGCTCAGACGCTACAGATGGCGATCCCCAACTTTGGCAACAACGTCCTGGAGTGTCTGAACGAGCAGCGTTTGCAGGGCCTCTACTGTGACATCTCTGTGGTGGTCAAGGGACACGCCTTCAAG GCGCACCGTGCTGTGCTGGCCGCCAGCTCCTCGTACTTCCGGGACCTGTTCAATGCTGGCGGGAAGAGCTCGGTGGTGGAGCTgccgcccgccgtgcagccacagagCTTCCAGCAAATTCTAGCCTTCTGCTACACGGGCCGCCTCAGCATGAACGTGGGCGACCAGTTCCTGCTCATGTACACGGCCGGCTTCCTCCAGATCCAACAGATCATGGAGAAGGGCACAGAGTTTTTCCTCAAG GTCTCGTCCCCGAGCTGTGACTCACAGGGTCTCCACACAGAAGAGACAGAGCCTCAGAGTCCGGTCACACCAATGGTAGGAGGGGCCGGCGGGCCCCCGGCTTCTGGCAGACCCGCCTCTTGTCTGACACCCCTCCCCTTGGTGCACAAGGTCAAGACGGAACAGACGGCCGCTACACCTCAGCCTCAACAG ACGGAGGGATTCCCCTACTCCGTGGTCTGCATCCCGGTGGCCAAGCGACTGTGGGAGGGGGGCAACCGCGACGGTGGAGGCGGCTCTGGAGCGGGAGGCGGCCAAAGGAAGGCTCCTCGCTACTCTTCCTCGTCATCCTCTTCATCGTTCTCCTCCAGCACCGCTACCCAGGAGTCGTCTGGGCAGGGTGCTCTGGCCTCCAATGCACCCCTATTGCCTGGTGGGGGCGGAGTCAGCAGTAACCCCAACAGCAGCAATAACGgcagcgccgccgccgccgccactaccacaaacaacaacaacaatcaaaaTGGTGGCACCCCTGAAGGGACGAGTCCGGGCACGTTCAGCCTGTATACGAGCGACTCGCCCATCAGTTACCACGACGACGAGGAAGAAGACGAGATGGCCGATGAGAGCGCAGAGGAACAGTACAGACAAATCTGCAACATATACACCATGTACAGCATGCTCAACGCCAACACTGCAG CGACCGGGGAAAAGGTGGAGGCTCTCCCAGACGCTGCCCCGGACTCGGGTGGTGGCCGGGGTGGCAGAGGTGGACGAGCCAGACAGGAGCTGGCATCGCTGCCGTCAGAGCTCATCAGCCAGATTGGCAACCGCTGCCACCCGAAGCTCTACGAGGAGGGCGACCCCGCCGAGAAGCTGGAGCTGGTGAGCGGCACCTCGGTGTACATCTCGCGTGCCCAGCTCATGAACTGCCACGTCAGCGCCGGCACCCGCCACAAAGTCCTGCTCAGGCGACTGCTCGCCGCCTTCTTTGACAG GAGCACTCTGGCTAACAGTTGTGGTACCGGCATCCGCTCATCAACCAATGACCCGAGCCGCAAGCCGCTGGACAACAGAGTGCTGCACGCCGTTAAAT TCTACTGTCAGAACTTCGCGCCGAGCTTTAGGGAGAGCGAGATGAACGCCATTGCCGCCGACATGTGCACCAACGCTCGCCGTGTGGTCCGAAAGAGCTGGATCCCCAAACTCAAACTCCTGATGGCCGACAGCGACGCCTACTCCACGTTTCTTGCCGACAGCGTAAAGATGGAGGCCGACGGGCTGGGCGGAGAGCAAGGCTTTGATGCTGCTTCCTTGGATGCCGTGGCGGCCGCCGGTGCCAACAGTAACGAAGCGGGCGGGGGAGCAGACACCCTCCAGGGGGCGGGAGGAGACGGCAGCACTTTGTTTTGA